A single window of Desulfovibrio sp. G11 DNA harbors:
- a CDS encoding tRNA (cytidine(34)-2'-O)-methyltransferase, translating to MQIVLYEPEIPPNTGNVARLCAATGVTLNLVEPLGFKLEDRYLKRAGLDYWPNVRLQVWPCWSDFTRGALADGCAGRLVFTSAKSAGGSVPVHHFAFDPDDFLVFGPETRGLPQEILELSPHRVRIPMLEGRVRSINLSTAAGIVLYAALACTGLMEDWA from the coding sequence ATGCAGATAGTTCTTTACGAGCCGGAAATACCCCCCAATACGGGCAATGTGGCCCGCTTGTGCGCAGCCACGGGCGTAACGCTCAATCTTGTAGAGCCGCTGGGCTTCAAGCTTGAAGACCGCTACCTCAAACGCGCGGGGCTGGACTACTGGCCCAATGTGCGTTTGCAGGTCTGGCCCTGCTGGAGTGACTTTACGCGGGGTGCTCTGGCGGACGGGTGCGCGGGGCGGCTGGTATTCACCTCGGCAAAGAGCGCCGGGGGCAGTGTGCCGGTACACCATTTTGCCTTTGATCCTGATGACTTTCTGGTTTTCGGTCCGGAAACGCGCGGCCTGCCGCAGGAAATTCTGGAACTTTCGCCGCACAGGGTGCGCATTCCCATGCTGGAAGGGCGCGTGCGCAGCATCAACCTGTCCACAGCGGCGGGTATTGTGCTTTATGCGGCTCTGGCATGCACTGGCCTTATGGAGGACTGGGCGTGA
- a CDS encoding CobD/CbiB family cobalamin biosynthesis protein, whose translation MHWPYGGLGVSLGHGFSLVFPWSVWECWWLAPLALVLDLWLGDPALPWRHPVCIVGRFLDALEGPARCFMATGAAEKQRLRGRLAGAAALAVLTFCTGLAAWSLTSLPLLALPLAVYLGWSGLAMGSLLQTGRTVLERVEHAPVPEAREALSWLVSRETGSMDRPLMRKTLADTLSENLTDAFTAPFFWLLVGGPVALWCYKAASTTDSMWGYTTDKWRWLGWAGARADDALAFIPARLAALSTALAHVLACLCARLAGAFGRRCVRVAARQPLQRLIRCAARLPAWPGRWPGLGVVARQAVGMPSPNSGWSMTACAWLCWARMAGPSVYFGVLTPKPWLGPSPEDEERRGLSAAWDVSRLSALCSLLWWSALCGGLALWLTALLLLSGTVWA comes from the coding sequence ATGCACTGGCCTTATGGAGGACTGGGCGTGAGCCTGGGCCACGGGTTTTCCCTGGTATTTCCCTGGTCTGTGTGGGAATGCTGGTGGCTGGCCCCTCTGGCCCTTGTTCTGGATTTGTGGCTTGGCGATCCTGCTTTGCCCTGGCGGCATCCTGTCTGCATTGTGGGCAGGTTTCTGGACGCTCTGGAAGGCCCTGCGCGGTGCTTTATGGCGACCGGCGCGGCAGAAAAACAGCGTTTGCGCGGCCGCCTTGCCGGGGCGGCGGCCCTGGCCGTGCTGACGTTCTGTACGGGACTGGCCGCCTGGAGCCTGACATCGCTGCCGTTGTTGGCCCTGCCGCTGGCGGTATACCTGGGCTGGTCCGGCCTTGCCATGGGCAGCCTGCTGCAAACCGGGCGCACTGTGCTGGAACGTGTGGAACATGCGCCCGTGCCTGAAGCCCGTGAGGCACTCTCCTGGCTCGTCAGTCGCGAGACCGGCAGCATGGATCGACCGCTCATGCGCAAGACGCTGGCCGATACCCTTTCTGAAAATCTCACAGACGCTTTTACCGCGCCTTTTTTCTGGCTGCTGGTTGGCGGCCCTGTAGCCCTGTGGTGCTATAAGGCCGCCAGCACCACGGATTCCATGTGGGGCTACACCACTGACAAGTGGCGCTGGCTCGGCTGGGCCGGAGCGCGGGCTGACGACGCCCTGGCCTTTATTCCGGCCCGCCTGGCTGCGCTGAGTACGGCGCTGGCCCATGTGCTGGCCTGTCTGTGCGCGCGGCTTGCCGGCGCTTTCGGCCGCCGGTGCGTGCGGGTAGCGGCCCGCCAGCCTTTGCAGCGCCTCATCCGTTGCGCGGCCAGGCTTCCGGCATGGCCGGGGCGCTGGCCCGGCCTTGGCGTGGTGGCCCGTCAGGCCGTGGGCATGCCCAGTCCCAATTCCGGCTGGTCCATGACGGCCTGCGCCTGGCTGTGCTGGGCGCGCATGGCAGGGCCGTCGGTCTATTTTGGAGTGCTGACGCCCAAGCCCTGGCTTGGACCGTCGCCAGAGGATGAGGAACGTCGCGGCCTTTCGGCAGCATGGGATGTTTCCCGCCTGTCGGCCCTGTGCTCCCTGCTGTGGTGGAGCGCCCTGTGTGGTGGCCTGGCCCTCTGGCTTACGGCTCTTTTGCTGCTTTCTGGCACAGTGTGGGCGTGA
- a CDS encoding sulfite exporter TauE/SafE family protein produces the protein MMIAVLYATCLLVGFLVGITGVGGILIPPALILFSGQETHMAMGTALASFLPVGLVGTIMYRRLGHVDWHMALPYMLGSLAAWPGALLNAWLPAGPLVALLAGIIIFAGLCALRPPRPGSGSAFWQSRRGFFCIGAVTGLMAGLTGAGGPVLSIPWMIMAGVSPMTAVGLAMPYQVTTALFGTIGNMSDGHVDFTILPYICGMALAGLFAGVAVARRIPTELLRKLIGGLCCGLGLFLFLRLICS, from the coding sequence ATGATGATAGCGGTTTTGTACGCCACGTGTCTGCTGGTGGGCTTTCTGGTGGGAATAACCGGAGTGGGCGGCATTCTTATTCCTCCGGCGCTTATCCTTTTCAGCGGGCAGGAAACCCATATGGCTATGGGTACGGCGCTGGCCTCTTTTCTGCCCGTGGGGCTTGTAGGCACAATCATGTACCGCCGTCTGGGACATGTGGACTGGCATATGGCGCTGCCCTACATGCTGGGCAGTCTTGCTGCCTGGCCCGGCGCGCTGCTTAACGCATGGCTGCCTGCCGGGCCGCTGGTGGCCCTTTTGGCCGGCATCATCATTTTTGCGGGCCTGTGCGCCCTGCGGCCGCCGCGGCCGGGCAGCGGCAGCGCATTCTGGCAGAGCAGGCGCGGCTTTTTCTGCATCGGCGCAGTGACGGGGCTTATGGCCGGGCTTACAGGAGCGGGCGGCCCGGTGCTTTCCATTCCCTGGATGATCATGGCGGGTGTTTCACCCATGACGGCTGTGGGCCTTGCCATGCCCTATCAGGTGACCACGGCCCTGTTCGGCACTATCGGCAACATGTCTGACGGGCATGTGGATTTTACCATCTTGCCGTATATCTGCGGTATGGCCCTGGCGGGTCTGTTTGCCGGGGTGGCTGTTGCCAGGCGTATTCCAACGGAATTGCTAAGAAAGCTTATCGGCGGCCTGTGCTGCGGGTTGGGACTGTTTTTGTTCTTGCGCCTGATATGCAGTTAA
- a CDS encoding hydantoinase/oxoprolinase family protein — translation MKYTDMKNMADTSVYLLGIDAGGTHTDAVLLMEDPGGHPSGRADASPEGHAASALNAADDTHVAYAPHVSEQPEKQAVPGAALPRMRILAAAKTPTRHDDMPASIGEVLAALTTALDSDPILATSGGAALLGRVSRVTLGATLAVNALVQGKADAVGLALSAGPGLAPGRFALGRHVCVVPGGLDHRGVEVSPLDVAGLERQAALWKEEGITAVACVSKFSPRNPAHEQAMARAVACAYGPSLRRDAPSDRVPEAEPAVPGITEGHRLSGRLSFPRRIATAYFNAAVQRLHISFLEAAESALARAGVSAAVRLLKADGGAVPLSLSRQEPVQSILSGPAASVMGVLALCPAACQGCGLLLDMGGTTTDMALVADGSPVVDRDGMVLQGRRTLVRALASVSIGVGGDSLVSVEGSGHEAVVRVGPLRQGPAVAFGGSLPTLLDALNTLHSQPCSGSENLTENPAANAAENPAASGAAAQATAQLAKTAGDVAASVESMGHLARRHGLAPQVLARKAVDDALARIVAAAHELVEDINARPIYTLAGLKALRQARPLHAWLMGGPADCMRTHLAAALGLPVKCPPHAAVANAVGAALTLPTDSLEVYADTGRGILRVPALDLTENIHRGYSLDALGERARDLLLEKLERGGAHGVAVEITGAESFATLDDSGRSSRDMRVVCQAVPGLAGRVVQSH, via the coding sequence ATGAAATACACAGACATGAAAAATATGGCAGATACTTCCGTATATTTGCTGGGAATCGATGCCGGAGGAACCCATACCGATGCGGTTTTGCTGATGGAGGACCCCGGGGGGCATCCGTCCGGCAGGGCGGACGCGTCACCCGAAGGGCATGCCGCATCTGCCCTGAACGCCGCTGACGACACACATGTGGCATACGCGCCCCATGTATCGGAACAGCCGGAAAAACAGGCTGTTCCGGGCGCGGCGTTGCCCCGTATGCGTATTCTGGCCGCTGCCAAAACGCCCACGCGGCATGATGATATGCCCGCGTCCATTGGCGAGGTGCTGGCGGCCCTGACAACCGCGCTGGACAGTGACCCGATCCTGGCCACCTCTGGCGGCGCGGCGCTGCTCGGGCGGGTGAGCCGGGTCACCCTTGGGGCTACGCTGGCTGTCAACGCCCTTGTGCAGGGCAAGGCTGATGCCGTGGGACTGGCCTTGTCTGCCGGGCCGGGGCTTGCTCCCGGCCGTTTTGCCCTGGGGCGGCATGTATGTGTAGTTCCCGGCGGTCTTGATCACAGGGGGGTTGAAGTCAGCCCGCTGGATGTTGCGGGCCTGGAGCGTCAGGCTGCCCTGTGGAAAGAGGAAGGCATCACCGCCGTGGCTTGCGTGAGCAAGTTTTCGCCGCGTAATCCGGCGCACGAGCAGGCCATGGCCCGGGCTGTGGCGTGCGCGTACGGCCCTTCCTTGCGCCGGGATGCACCCTCGGACCGCGTACCGGAGGCAGAACCAGCCGTGCCGGGCATTACTGAGGGGCACAGGCTTTCCGGCCGTCTCAGCTTTCCGCGGCGTATTGCCACCGCCTATTTCAACGCTGCCGTGCAGCGCCTGCACATCAGTTTTCTGGAGGCTGCGGAGAGCGCCCTTGCCCGGGCCGGAGTATCCGCCGCGGTGCGCCTGCTCAAGGCTGACGGCGGGGCCGTGCCGCTGAGCCTTTCACGGCAGGAGCCGGTGCAGTCCATCCTTTCCGGCCCGGCAGCCAGCGTTATGGGCGTGCTGGCTTTGTGTCCGGCCGCGTGCCAGGGCTGCGGGCTGCTGCTGGATATGGGCGGCACCACCACAGACATGGCCCTTGTGGCGGACGGTTCCCCGGTGGTGGACAGGGACGGCATGGTCCTTCAGGGACGGCGTACGCTGGTGCGCGCGCTGGCTTCGGTTTCCATCGGCGTGGGTGGTGATTCGCTTGTCAGCGTCGAGGGCAGCGGCCATGAGGCCGTAGTGCGCGTGGGACCGCTGCGGCAGGGACCTGCCGTGGCCTTTGGCGGCAGCCTGCCAACCCTGCTGGATGCCCTCAACACACTGCACAGCCAACCCTGTTCCGGGTCGGAAAATTTAACGGAAAACCCGGCGGCCAACGCGGCAGAAAATCCGGCAGCAAGCGGCGCTGCGGCACAGGCCACCGCACAACTTGCAAAAACAGCAGGGGATGTGGCTGCTTCGGTAGAGAGCATGGGGCATCTGGCTCGGCGGCACGGCCTTGCACCCCAGGTTCTGGCCCGCAAGGCTGTGGACGACGCCCTCGCCCGGATAGTTGCAGCTGCCCATGAACTGGTAGAGGACATCAACGCCCGTCCCATTTATACCCTTGCGGGGCTGAAGGCGCTGCGTCAGGCGCGGCCCCTGCACGCCTGGCTCATGGGCGGCCCGGCAGACTGCATGAGAACGCACCTGGCCGCTGCGCTGGGCCTGCCCGTAAAATGCCCGCCCCACGCCGCGGTGGCCAATGCCGTGGGCGCGGCCCTGACCCTGCCCACGGATTCGCTGGAAGTTTACGCAGATACCGGCCGCGGCATTCTGCGCGTTCCGGCTCTGGACCTGACGGAAAATATCCACCGGGGCTACAGTCTGGACGCCCTTGGTGAACGCGCCCGTGATCTGCTGCTGGAAAAGCTCGAACGGGGCGGAGCGCACGGGGTCGCAGTGGAGATCACCGGAGCAGAATCGTTCGCCACGCTGGACGACAGCGGCCGCAGCAGCCGGGACATGCGCGTGGTCTGTCAGGCTGTGCCGGGACTGGCTGGCCGGGTGGTCCAGAGCCATTAA